The genomic region AGCAGGAGCCACACCAGAGCCGCCGGTTCGGCGTATCCCAGTGCCTCCGCGCCGATCGACATCTCCAGGTGCAGGACCACCGAGAGGCACAGCGACACGAACGCCAGTGTGCAGCCGGCCGCCGTCAGCGCCCGGCTGCCGAGCCGGGACGAAGCGACGACGAGAGCGATGGCCAGCAGGGCGCCGGCCAGCTTGGCGGGGCCCAGCCAGGAGCCGCCCCCGATCCGGTAGAAGTCGCCGCCCACCCAGTCCAGCGCGACGAGCACGGCCAGGCCGACGAGCAGCAGCAGCCGGACCGCGACAAGCAGTTGCGCGTGGTCCTTGCCCCGTGCGGCCGTGGGTGCGCCCAGCCTCTCCAGCACGTCTCTCACCGTCCTCCCGCCGACCGGCCGAAAGTCGGAGTCGGCCGCCCAAGATCTGTCTTTCGCCCGATCCGCCGCGACGCGCGAGGGACAAGAGTTGTCTTCACCGGGCGGCGTTCGCCGTTCATCACACAAGGAGGATGTCACGACCGCGACCGGTCCCGCCCCGAAGCGGAACCCCGCCTGGGCGGTATCGCAACCCAGCGGCCGACGCGCAAACAGCCGGCCCTTCCCCCCACGTACAGGGCCCGCCCCTCCCCCCATGCACAGGAGCCACGGATGGATCACGCACAGTCGCAACACCGAAGCGGAACGGAGTTCGTGCGGCCGCCCCTCGGCGGGGCGGCGATCGAGGCCCATGGGCTCGGGAAGAAGTACCGGCGCGGCTGGGCACTGCGGGACGTCTCCTTCCGGCTGCCGGCCGGGCGGGTGTGCGGCCTGGTCGGCCCCAACGGCGCCGGGAAGAGCACCCTGATGGGCCTGGCCACGAACATGATCCGGCCGACGACCGGGGCCCTGCGGGTGTTCGGCGCGGAGCCCGGGTCGGCAAAGGCCGTCCTGCGGACCGCGTTCCTGACCCAGGAGAAGCCGCTGTTCCGGCGCTTCACCGTCGCGGAAACCCTGCGGCTGGGACGCGAGTTCAACCCCCACTGGGACCAGGAGGTCGCCGAGGGCATCGTCCGCGCGGGACAGGTGCCGCTGAAGGCGAAGGTCGGAACGCTGTCCGGCGGGCAGCGCACCCGAGTCGCCTTCGCCCTCGCTTTCGGGAAGCGCCCCGACCTGCTCATCCTCGACGAGCCGATGGCCGATCTGGACCCGCTGGTCCGCCGCGAGCTCATGGCCACCCTGACGAAGGAGGCCGCCGAACACGGCACCACGGTGCTGGTCTCCTCGCACATGCTCGCCGAGCTGGAGCACATCTGCGACTACCTCCTCGTCGTCGCCGACGGCGGTCTGCGGCTCGCGGGCGAGGTGGACGAACTGCGCGCCGCACACGCCCTGTTCGCCGTTCCCGGGGACGGATCGTCCCCCGCACTCGCGCCGCACAGGGTCATCGATTCCCGCAACGAGGGGCGGCCGGGCGTCCTGGTTCGCCTCGGCGGTCCGGTCGAATACGGCGGGCGGGCCGAACCTCCCACGCTGGAGGAGCTCCTGCTCGCCTACCTGCGGTCGCCCGACGCGCCTGCGCTGATCGCCCCCGGCGCCCGCGTCGGCGACATCCACGACATCATCACCCGCGACCGGACGAAGGCTGTGACCGCATGACCACGCTCACCCACGACCCGGCCCGTACGGCGTCCGCCGGCCCCGCACGGAAGCAGTGGATCCCCCGGCTCGGCGGTCCGGTCTGGCTCGTCTGGCGCCAGCACCGCGCCGCGTTCTGGACGCTCATCGCCGTCACCGTCGTGGGCGTGGCCGTCATGGTCCACCTGCGCGGACAGATGATGGACTACCTGGCCGCCCAACCCCCGACCTCGCGGAGGCCCGGCGGCCTGCCGCCCGACTTCGAGGCCTACGCAGACCCCCTGTTCAGCATCGGGAGCTACCTCAGCTACGTCCCCGTCCTGGCCGGTGTCTTCCTCGGGGCCCCGCTCATCGCGGGTGACCTGGAGACCGGCACCGCCAAGCTGGTCACCTCGCAGTCCGTCGGCCGACTGCGGTGGCTCGTCGTGAAGCTCGCCGTTCCAGCCGTGATGCTCGCCCTGTCGACCGGCGTCCTGACCGCCGTCCTCACCTGGTGGTGGAGCCCGGTCAAGGGGCTTTCCAGCGGGCTCATCTGGACCGCCTTCTTCAGCGTCACAGGGGTCGTACCGGTGGCCTACGCACTCCTCACGTTCACCGTGGGCGTGGCGGTCGGCATGGTCCTGCGCCGCACGCTCGTGTCGATGGTGGTCACGCTCGGCATCGTCGTGGCGATCGGCTTCGTCTGGAGCGAACTCTGGCGGAGCCTGGGGAACATCATGTCGGTCAGTACCGACACGGGCGTCGGCCCCGGCGCGGTACGGCCCGAGCTGCCCACCGAGGCGGAGCAGCAGGGTCAGGGCACCTACTTCCTCACCAGCTCCGGGGACCGCCTGGACTGGACCACCTGCCTCGACCGGATCGAGGACGACCGGGCGCACACCGCCTGCCTGGAGTCGAAGCACGTCATCGGCTGGTCCATGGACTACCTCCCCGTCACCCAGATGCAGACGATGCAGTGGCTCGGAGCCGGCCTCATGCTCGCCCTCACCGCCGTCGTCGCCGCCTTCGTCATCCTCCGGGGCCGCAAGCGGCTCCTGTGACCCCCGGCGGCCCGCGGACAGCGGCAAGCCGGTCGTGGGGTGCCTGGCACCCCACGACCGGCTCAAGAGCTCAGGAGGCCGGGCGCCCGTCTACTCCCGCGCGGTGGCCGTGTTACTCATGTCGGGGTAGCGGTCCCCCGCCACCTGGCCCGCGATCGGCTCCAGCAGCTCGAGCTCCTGCTCGGTCAGCGTGAGCCGGGTCGCCGCCACGTTCTCCAGCAGACGGCTGCGCTTGCGCGTGCCGGGGATCGGCACCACGGTCAGGCCGTGCACCTGTGCCCGCTGCTGCACCCAGGCCAGGGCGACCTGCGCGGCCGTCACACCGTGCGCCGCCGCGATCTTGTGCACCGGCTCCAGCAGCGCGGCGTTGGTCTTCGCGTTCTCACCGGTGAAGCGCGGCTGGTGCTTGCGGAAGTCGTCCTCCCCCAGGTCCTTGGCCGCGTCCGCGAAGGCCCCGGTCAGGAAGCCGCGGCCGAGCGGCGAGTACGGCACGACGGTCACCCCGAGCTCGACGGCCGCGGGCACGGCACTGCGCTCCACGTCCCGGCTGAAGAGCGACCACTCCGACTGAAGGGCCGCGATCGGGTGCACGGCGTGCGCCTCGCGGAGCTCGTCCCCGGTCACCTCGCTCAGCCCGAGCTGCTTGACCTTGCCCTGCTGTACGAGCTCGGCCATCGCACCCACCGATTCGGCGAACGGGACGAGCGGGTCGCGGCGGTGCATGTAGTACAGGTCGATGACGTCGGTGCCCAGCCGGCGCAGGCTGGCCTCGACGGCCTCACGGATGTACG from Streptomyces sp. QL37 harbors:
- a CDS encoding ABC transporter ATP-binding protein, encoding MDHAQSQHRSGTEFVRPPLGGAAIEAHGLGKKYRRGWALRDVSFRLPAGRVCGLVGPNGAGKSTLMGLATNMIRPTTGALRVFGAEPGSAKAVLRTAFLTQEKPLFRRFTVAETLRLGREFNPHWDQEVAEGIVRAGQVPLKAKVGTLSGGQRTRVAFALAFGKRPDLLILDEPMADLDPLVRRELMATLTKEAAEHGTTVLVSSHMLAELEHICDYLLVVADGGLRLAGEVDELRAAHALFAVPGDGSSPALAPHRVIDSRNEGRPGVLVRLGGPVEYGGRAEPPTLEELLLAYLRSPDAPALIAPGARVGDIHDIITRDRTKAVTA
- a CDS encoding aldo/keto reductase; the protein is MSETGKIATVQLAGGPQVGVQGLGCMGISEFYGTTDEASARDTLEAALEVGVTLFDTADIYGSGANETFLAPFVGAHRDEITLATKFAIERRDDDPHYRGVRNDPAYIREAVEASLRRLGTDVIDLYYMHRRDPLVPFAESVGAMAELVQQGKVKQLGLSEVTGDELREAHAVHPIAALQSEWSLFSRDVERSAVPAAVELGVTVVPYSPLGRGFLTGAFADAAKDLGEDDFRKHQPRFTGENAKTNAALLEPVHKIAAAHGVTAAQVALAWVQQRAQVHGLTVVPIPGTRKRSRLLENVAATRLTLTEQELELLEPIAGQVAGDRYPDMSNTATARE
- a CDS encoding ABC transporter permease subunit, translating into MTTLTHDPARTASAGPARKQWIPRLGGPVWLVWRQHRAAFWTLIAVTVVGVAVMVHLRGQMMDYLAAQPPTSRRPGGLPPDFEAYADPLFSIGSYLSYVPVLAGVFLGAPLIAGDLETGTAKLVTSQSVGRLRWLVVKLAVPAVMLALSTGVLTAVLTWWWSPVKGLSSGLIWTAFFSVTGVVPVAYALLTFTVGVAVGMVLRRTLVSMVVTLGIVVAIGFVWSELWRSLGNIMSVSTDTGVGPGAVRPELPTEAEQQGQGTYFLTSSGDRLDWTTCLDRIEDDRAHTACLESKHVIGWSMDYLPVTQMQTMQWLGAGLMLALTAVVAAFVILRGRKRLL